One region of Mycolicibacterium rhodesiae NBB3 genomic DNA includes:
- a CDS encoding enolase C-terminal domain-like protein, with protein MPSPHIDRVDVAVYTVPTAGPEADGTLQWDATTAVVVHAYADGITGLGWTYSSPAAATIIAAHLRDVVVGRDVTDIPGTVEAMTQACRNYGTRGLVAQAISAVDIALWDLRARLQEMSLTVLFGACRSTVPIYGSGGFTNLDDDELAEQVDEWRDAGCAAMKIKIGQCWGHEYDRDLVRVNRLRDLAGDGVELMVDANGGYSTGQARRVGAALDHLAVTWFEEPVSSDDIEGLAAVRSAVRCDVAAGEYIADRYEARRLAPVVDCLQLDVTRCGGYSGWLAAANIAAAHNLDVSAHCAPALHVPVAATIPRLRHLEYFIDHVRLEAELFTGVPIPDDGQLRADTANYGHGMTLSADAEKYREECAR; from the coding sequence ATGCCTTCGCCGCACATCGACCGCGTCGACGTCGCCGTCTACACGGTGCCTACCGCCGGGCCGGAAGCCGACGGGACCTTGCAGTGGGACGCCACCACCGCAGTCGTGGTGCACGCGTATGCGGACGGGATCACCGGGCTGGGGTGGACCTACTCCTCGCCTGCCGCCGCGACGATCATCGCCGCCCATCTGCGCGACGTCGTCGTCGGCCGCGATGTCACTGACATCCCGGGCACCGTCGAGGCCATGACACAGGCGTGCCGCAACTACGGCACCCGCGGCCTGGTGGCCCAGGCGATCAGTGCGGTCGACATCGCGCTGTGGGATCTGCGCGCACGTTTGCAGGAGATGTCCCTGACCGTCTTGTTCGGCGCGTGCCGCAGCACGGTGCCCATCTACGGTTCCGGTGGGTTCACCAACCTCGACGACGACGAACTCGCCGAACAGGTCGACGAGTGGCGCGACGCCGGTTGCGCGGCGATGAAGATCAAGATCGGTCAGTGCTGGGGGCATGAATACGATCGAGACCTAGTGCGGGTCAATAGGTTACGCGATCTGGCGGGCGACGGGGTGGAGCTGATGGTCGACGCCAACGGCGGCTACTCCACCGGGCAGGCGCGCCGCGTCGGAGCTGCCCTCGACCACTTGGCCGTCACCTGGTTCGAGGAACCGGTCAGCAGCGACGACATCGAAGGGCTGGCCGCGGTACGGAGTGCCGTGCGCTGCGACGTCGCTGCTGGGGAGTACATCGCCGACCGGTACGAGGCACGCCGACTGGCGCCGGTGGTCGACTGCTTGCAGCTCGACGTCACACGGTGCGGCGGCTACAGCGGCTGGCTGGCGGCGGCGAATATCGCTGCGGCACACAACCTTGATGTGTCGGCGCATTGCGCACCCGCACTGCACGTTCCGGTGGCTGCGACCATCCCCCGCCTGCGCCACCTCGAATACTTCATCGACCACGTCCGCCTCGAGGCGGAGCTGTTCACCGGTGTGCCCATCCCCGACGACGGGCAACTACGGGCGGACACCGCGAATTACGGGCACGGCATGACGCTCTCTGCCGATGCCGAGAAGTACCGCGAGGAGTGTGCGCGATGA
- a CDS encoding slipin family protein yields the protein MSPWTVAVVVLVALLVAAVIAPLRIVKEYERGVAFRLGRLRGPLGPGVVVVLPGIDKLIRVDLRTVTLTIPPQEVITRDNVTARVNAVVLFRVTDPTKSVMAVENFAVATSQIAQTTLRSVVGRADLDTLLAHRADLNEDLAASIASQTEPWGIKVEVVEIKDVEIPEMMQRAMAREAEAERERRAKVISAHGELQASAELRDAAITLSESPASLQLRYLQTLLELGADQNSTVVFPIPMDIVRPFLEGARAKPSDDAGGGGDAVPHIRRVRSDD from the coding sequence ATGAGTCCGTGGACTGTGGCCGTCGTCGTCCTCGTCGCGCTGCTTGTCGCCGCGGTGATCGCTCCGCTACGCATCGTCAAGGAATACGAACGCGGGGTCGCCTTCCGCCTCGGCCGGTTGCGCGGGCCACTGGGACCGGGAGTCGTCGTCGTCCTGCCCGGCATCGACAAGCTCATCCGTGTCGACCTGCGCACCGTGACGCTGACGATTCCGCCGCAGGAGGTCATCACCCGTGACAACGTCACCGCGCGCGTCAACGCCGTCGTGCTGTTCCGGGTGACCGATCCCACGAAATCCGTTATGGCGGTGGAGAATTTCGCGGTCGCCACCTCCCAGATCGCCCAGACCACCCTGCGTTCGGTCGTCGGACGGGCCGACCTGGATACGCTGCTGGCCCACCGCGCCGACCTCAACGAGGACCTGGCCGCATCCATCGCGAGCCAGACCGAACCGTGGGGGATCAAGGTCGAGGTCGTCGAGATCAAGGACGTCGAGATCCCCGAGATGATGCAACGGGCGATGGCCCGCGAAGCCGAGGCGGAGCGGGAGCGACGTGCCAAGGTGATCAGTGCGCACGGCGAGTTGCAGGCCTCCGCGGAATTACGCGATGCGGCAATAACTCTGAGCGAGAGCCCCGCGTCGCTGCAGCTGCGTTACCTGCAGACGTTGCTCGAACTCGGCGCCGACCAGAACTCGACCGTGGTGTTCCCGATCCCGATGGACATCGTGCGCCCGTTCCTCGAGGGCGCACGCGCCAAGCCGTCAGACGACGCGGGCGGTGGTGGCGACGCCGTCCCACACATCAGGAGGGTGAGATCCGATGACTAG
- a CDS encoding nitric-oxide reductase large subunit, producing MTEQSFLPAPTRAELAISKGWVQGVALVMVFGFLIMGILAARTYADSMPLPQRVVGPDGQTVFTEQQVTAGQQIFLRRGLQQYGSIMGHGGYLGPDYTAEYLRLSADDVGQQLRDSGSPDPTADLVEMMRTNRFDEETATLQFTAEQVAAYNRIRDYYADFFGTNTTEHGLLPELITDPQEITDLTAFFSWTAWASAAERAGHDYSYTNNWPPEERVGNRPTADILVWSAMSLIALLAGLGALFALYGRWSRKIGWHSTETPSLAFRQPGEVEITPSQKATAWFFLVVAVLFLAQAVLGGAIEHYRAELSNFFGFDLAQVLPFNLARTWHVQLSLLWTAASFLAAGIFLAPIISGREPRRQSWLTYGLLGALFIVVVGTLTGTALSTFGVDWAKGSIFFDQQWEYLDLPRFWQILLVIGLFLWMAIIYRAIRSRLKTESKLNMPWLFFYAGLAIPAFYAVGMLAGTQTHLTVAEFWRFWVVHLWVEDFLELFTTVMVAYIFVMLGVVRRRIAIQLIFLDVILYSVGGVIGTMHHLYFSGTPVEHMALGAFFSAMEVIPLTFLTVEAWTFLQLGSRQQSRSSAPFPHRWAVMFLVAVGFWNFVGAGIFGFLINLPIVSYYQIGTALTANHAHGAMMGVYGMLAVGLALFALRYVIPPNRWPDKLAKLSFWSLNIGLAWMVFATLLPLGVLQLWHSVNDGYYEARTLGYITQSGNVVLEWLRMPGDFLFILGGVLPFVWIAWLGVRYGIKATTHTMPAETLFVEEHAHAEEDRTGLAPTGGGASRYASDRRLPDDTENPGGSP from the coding sequence ATGACCGAGCAGTCCTTCCTTCCAGCTCCGACTCGTGCCGAGCTGGCGATCTCGAAGGGGTGGGTCCAGGGCGTTGCCCTGGTCATGGTCTTCGGCTTCCTGATCATGGGAATCCTGGCCGCGCGCACCTACGCGGATTCGATGCCGCTGCCACAGCGCGTGGTCGGCCCGGACGGCCAGACCGTCTTCACCGAGCAGCAGGTCACCGCGGGACAGCAGATCTTCCTGCGCCGCGGCCTGCAGCAGTACGGCTCGATCATGGGCCACGGCGGGTACCTCGGCCCGGACTACACCGCGGAGTACCTGCGGCTGTCCGCCGACGACGTCGGCCAGCAGCTACGCGACTCCGGATCGCCGGACCCGACGGCCGACCTCGTCGAGATGATGCGGACCAACCGCTTCGACGAGGAAACCGCGACGCTGCAGTTCACCGCCGAGCAGGTCGCCGCGTACAACAGGATCCGCGACTACTACGCCGACTTCTTCGGCACGAACACCACCGAGCACGGACTCCTGCCAGAACTCATCACCGATCCGCAGGAAATCACCGACCTCACCGCGTTTTTCAGCTGGACCGCCTGGGCCAGCGCGGCCGAGCGCGCGGGGCACGACTACTCCTACACCAACAACTGGCCGCCCGAAGAGCGCGTCGGCAACAGGCCGACCGCCGACATCCTGGTCTGGTCGGCGATGTCGCTGATCGCGCTGCTGGCCGGGCTCGGCGCATTGTTCGCGCTCTACGGCCGGTGGAGCCGCAAGATCGGCTGGCACTCAACCGAAACCCCGTCGCTGGCCTTCCGCCAACCGGGCGAAGTCGAGATCACGCCATCGCAGAAAGCCACCGCCTGGTTCTTCCTCGTCGTCGCCGTGCTCTTCCTCGCTCAAGCCGTACTCGGCGGCGCCATCGAGCACTACCGCGCCGAGCTCAGCAATTTCTTCGGCTTCGACCTCGCCCAAGTCCTCCCGTTCAACCTGGCGCGGACCTGGCACGTGCAGCTCTCGCTGCTGTGGACCGCGGCTTCCTTCCTGGCCGCCGGCATCTTCCTCGCGCCGATCATCTCCGGCCGCGAACCCCGTCGGCAGTCCTGGCTGACCTACGGCCTGCTCGGTGCGCTGTTCATCGTCGTCGTCGGCACCCTGACCGGCACGGCGCTGAGCACTTTCGGCGTCGACTGGGCCAAGGGCTCCATCTTCTTCGACCAGCAGTGGGAGTACCTCGACCTGCCCCGGTTCTGGCAGATCCTGCTCGTCATCGGACTGTTCCTGTGGATGGCGATCATCTACCGGGCGATCCGCTCTCGCCTGAAGACCGAGAGCAAGCTCAACATGCCGTGGCTGTTCTTCTACGCCGGCCTGGCTATCCCCGCGTTCTACGCCGTGGGCATGCTCGCCGGCACCCAGACCCACCTGACCGTCGCCGAGTTCTGGCGCTTCTGGGTGGTGCACCTGTGGGTGGAGGACTTCCTCGAACTGTTCACGACGGTGATGGTTGCCTACATCTTCGTGATGCTCGGTGTGGTGCGCCGACGGATCGCCATCCAGCTCATCTTCCTCGACGTCATCCTCTACTCGGTGGGCGGCGTGATCGGCACGATGCACCACCTGTACTTCTCCGGCACACCCGTGGAACACATGGCCCTTGGTGCATTCTTCTCGGCGATGGAGGTCATCCCGCTGACCTTCCTCACCGTCGAGGCGTGGACGTTCCTGCAACTGGGCTCGCGACAGCAGTCGCGGAGCAGCGCACCGTTCCCGCACCGCTGGGCGGTGATGTTCCTTGTCGCCGTGGGTTTTTGGAACTTCGTCGGCGCGGGCATCTTCGGCTTCCTGATCAACCTGCCGATCGTGTCCTACTACCAGATCGGCACCGCACTGACCGCCAACCACGCACACGGCGCGATGATGGGCGTCTACGGGATGCTCGCCGTCGGTCTGGCGCTCTTCGCGCTGCGCTACGTCATCCCGCCGAACCGATGGCCGGACAAACTGGCCAAGCTGTCCTTCTGGTCGCTCAACATCGGCCTGGCGTGGATGGTGTTCGCCACGCTGTTGCCGCTCGGCGTGCTGCAGTTGTGGCACTCCGTCAACGACGGCTACTACGAGGCGCGCACACTCGGTTACATCACCCAGTCCGGCAACGTTGTGCTCGAGTGGTTGCGGATGCCCGGGGACTTCCTGTTCATCCTTGGTGGGGTGCTGCCGTTCGTCTGGATCGCTTGGCTCGGTGTGCGATACGGGATCAAGGCGACCACGCACACCATGCCCGCCGAGACCCTGTTCGTCGAGGAACACGCCCACGCCGAGGAGGACCGGACCGGGCTGGCGCCGACGGGCGGCGGCGCGTCGCGGTACGCCTCGGACCGCCGGTTGCCCGACGACACCGAAAACCCCGGGGGTAGTCCGTGA
- a CDS encoding sensor domain-containing protein: MRRPTATLAVAVVSVLVTGCVSNIGNADSVTATRTMIPRPLVERELVELLLRPEQVDVAMGTVGMTVTSTQTSMSDSSATMEPAECLAVDGAAEAPVYGDSGFRAERDQSLNNGDDFTHYVKQAVVLFPTVDKARAFLDASAQQWSVCKEYTHTQSGSQWSVGQISVAGDTLKTIAMQRDARAPGWACGRALQLRNNVIIDINTCSANPGDSAVRIADQIATNVSARW, encoded by the coding sequence ATGCGCCGACCCACGGCCACACTGGCGGTTGCAGTTGTCTCCGTTCTGGTCACCGGCTGCGTGAGCAACATCGGCAACGCCGACTCGGTGACTGCCACCCGAACGATGATTCCCCGTCCGCTCGTCGAGCGTGAGCTGGTGGAGTTGCTGCTGCGCCCAGAACAAGTGGACGTCGCGATGGGCACGGTAGGGATGACGGTCACCAGCACCCAGACGTCGATGTCGGACAGCAGCGCCACTATGGAACCTGCGGAATGCCTGGCCGTCGACGGCGCGGCCGAGGCACCGGTGTACGGCGACAGCGGCTTTCGAGCCGAGCGCGATCAGAGCCTCAACAACGGCGATGACTTCACGCACTATGTAAAGCAGGCGGTGGTGTTGTTTCCCACAGTGGACAAGGCCCGTGCGTTCCTGGATGCCTCCGCCCAGCAGTGGTCAGTCTGCAAGGAATACACCCACACCCAGAGCGGGTCGCAGTGGTCGGTCGGCCAGATCTCCGTCGCGGGCGACACGCTGAAAACCATTGCGATGCAACGGGACGCCCGTGCTCCCGGCTGGGCCTGTGGACGCGCGCTGCAGCTGCGGAACAACGTGATCATCGACATCAACACGTGCAGCGCCAACCCCGGCGACTCGGCGGTGAGGATCGCCGACCAGATCGCCACCAACGTCAGCGCGCGCTGGTAG
- a CDS encoding type II toxin-antitoxin system VapC family toxin, whose protein sequence is MTTEPPTAGILDTSVFIASETGRQLDTTLIPDEVATTVVTLAELNAGVLAAKTSEIRARRLRTLDAVADMTALPVDEDAAQLWALLRVHLAEAGRRVRVNDLWIAAIAAAKQLPVVTQDEDFDALEGVAGLAIVHV, encoded by the coding sequence GTGACGACCGAGCCCCCGACGGCCGGCATCCTCGACACGTCGGTCTTCATCGCCAGCGAAACCGGGCGCCAACTAGACACGACGTTGATTCCCGACGAAGTAGCCACCACTGTGGTGACCCTCGCCGAACTGAACGCCGGTGTCCTCGCGGCGAAAACCTCGGAGATCCGCGCGCGTCGACTTCGCACGTTGGATGCCGTTGCTGACATGACCGCGCTGCCGGTCGACGAAGATGCGGCTCAACTGTGGGCGCTGCTCCGCGTTCACCTGGCCGAGGCGGGCCGACGGGTCCGAGTCAATGACCTATGGATTGCAGCGATCGCAGCCGCCAAGCAGCTGCCGGTCGTCACGCAGGATGAGGACTTCGATGCCCTAGAGGGTGTCGCGGGTCTCGCAATTGTCCACGTCTGA
- a CDS encoding type II toxin-antitoxin system Phd/YefM family antitoxin gives MSTVASRELRNDTAGVLRRVEAGEEVTITVNGRAVALITAVTPKRRRWLSKAELIKRLETSQADPGLRDDLAELAGETTDELDDL, from the coding sequence ATGTCTACGGTCGCATCCCGCGAGCTGCGAAACGACACCGCGGGCGTGCTTCGTCGGGTCGAGGCAGGCGAGGAGGTGACGATCACGGTCAACGGGAGAGCCGTCGCGCTGATAACTGCTGTGACGCCGAAGCGTCGGAGGTGGCTGTCGAAGGCGGAGTTGATCAAGCGCCTCGAGACCAGTCAGGCGGACCCCGGTTTGCGTGACGACCTCGCGGAGCTCGCCGGCGAAACCACCGACGAACTCGACGACTTGTGA
- a CDS encoding NUDIX hydrolase, whose protein sequence is MNERIYVDTHGRTLQDYPRPSVAVDTAVLTIDPDLGLVVLEVRRPQPKVGWALPGAFVHERERLAEAVNRSLRDKANVRGLNPRQLHVFDDPNRDERGWVLSVAHVDVVRPDQLESRFQDKTRLVPVNAPGRLPWGHGDIIGLAVDNIRSIYSDKPDPDRLLGEEFTLRELRLTHEAVAGKPLQRDNFRRSMEPHLIPTGTTVVAGRGRPAELFRRLGPSQR, encoded by the coding sequence ATGAACGAGCGAATCTACGTAGACACCCACGGACGGACCCTTCAGGACTATCCGCGGCCGTCGGTCGCAGTGGACACCGCTGTGCTCACGATCGATCCCGATCTCGGTCTCGTTGTGCTCGAAGTTCGGCGGCCACAACCCAAGGTCGGATGGGCGTTGCCCGGCGCGTTCGTTCACGAGCGGGAAAGGCTCGCTGAAGCGGTGAACCGGTCGCTGCGGGACAAGGCGAATGTCCGGGGACTAAATCCGCGCCAGTTACACGTTTTTGATGACCCGAATCGCGACGAGCGGGGATGGGTTCTATCGGTGGCCCATGTGGATGTGGTGCGGCCAGACCAACTCGAGTCGCGCTTCCAGGACAAGACAAGACTTGTGCCCGTGAACGCGCCAGGGCGGTTGCCATGGGGTCACGGCGACATCATCGGTCTCGCCGTCGATAACATCCGATCGATCTACTCTGACAAGCCAGATCCCGATCGTCTGCTCGGCGAAGAGTTCACGCTGCGAGAGTTGCGATTGACCCACGAAGCGGTTGCGGGAAAACCACTGCAGCGCGACAATTTTCGGCGATCAATGGAACCGCACCTGATTCCGACCGGCACAACGGTGGTCGCCGGAAGGGGACGGCCGGCCGAACTATTTCGCCGGCTCGGTCCCTCGCAACGTTAA